A segment of the Coffea arabica cultivar ET-39 chromosome 8c, Coffea Arabica ET-39 HiFi, whole genome shotgun sequence genome:
GCCTTACAAATTATTAGAATCTTATGAAACACAACCTATACTAAAAGTTAGCCAATGTAACTTTCACTCGTTTGCAATTTTATCTATCAAATTCCTTTGTGTATGACTATATTCTTCTAGTAGAAGTTTCATGAATGATTGTGCaacctttttgattttttttgacaaatggcAACGTTGTATAGGTGGGGAAAGGGATTGGAGAGTGTATCAAACTTTCCATATGCAAGGGACAGATTTGTGGAATGCTACTTCTGGGCTGTTGGAACCTTGTATGAGCCTCAGCACTCTCTTGCTCGAATGACTTTTGCGAAAGTAgcagcccttattacaatgattGATGACATCTATGATGCTTATGGCACTCTTGACGAACTTCAAATTCTCACAGACTCTGCAGAAAGGTAGCGTTTTATGTTAGTCATCTTACACAAGTGAAGCAACCATGCTGCCAAGCATAATCCACAGAAAAATCATATTCGGAAAAATAATTGAGTAATATACTAAAAAGCTTAGTCTCACTATGTGCCAGTAAATAATAAAGGGGACCATTATCCAGACAATTTTCTCTAGCTTGATGTTGGGTGCATTTATATGGGAAGTTTTGCTTTGCTTGCAGGTGGGATGGCAGTGGAGTAGATCAACTCTCAGACTACATCAGAGCTTCCTACGCCACACTTCTGAAATTTAATAAGGAGGTTGGCGAAGATTTagctaaaaagaaaagaacctaTGCATTCAACAAGTACATAGAAGATGTACGGTACCATGTTGTTGCTAATTATAATGACCGTGTTAATATTCCAAGTGTTCTGGTACCAACACATGGAGTActaatcaatattttcctgcgTTCATTTGTACTAATCAGTGGAAACAATACATGAGGACAAACTTGACTCAGTCAAGGTGGTTTCTCACGAAAGAATTGCCATCCTTTGCCGATTACATAAGCAATGGTGCGATCACAATCGGAGCATATCTTATAGCGTCGGCAGGCTTTTTGGACATGGATAGTGCCTCAGAGGATGTTATCAACTGGATGTCAACTAATCCAAAACTTATGGTTGCTTACTCGACACATTCCCGATTGATTAATGATTATGGCGGTCACAAGGTCAGAATATGCCGTGCGcatttattttgattataatGATTAGATTAAGACAACTCACAGAATTTCGAAATGAGATTAAGTTATAGTGATTCACGTAACTTGttagttttgttcaaaattccAACAGAATATGCATATTTTTGTTAAGCAAAATAAATCCTTTTTTCATTGATAGAATTACCAAGAGAGCTTTATAGAAGAGGAAAACATCCACAATCTAGGCTACACTAATTCTATACACTTTACTgtcaaaatttgaaagaaagGACAAAAAGAACAATAGCAAGCAACCTCGATCTAATCCCCACTAAAAAACCAACTCCCAATTCTCTCTGGTGCGAGGAATCTTGTTCCAAGAGGTAACAGCAATCTGCATTGCATTGACCACAGTAGCCACTACACTCGCACTAGAAGGCCTCACTTGCAGAAATAAACTCTTGTTTCTAGTCTGCCAAAGAAAGTAGACAGTCATAGAGAAAGTCAGCCTCTAGACCTTAGAGCAAATGATTGAGTCCTGCACTTCTTACACCACCACTGCAAGTCTGCAACACCACAGAATATGCACATTGATCGAGACTTCTATGTGTTTCAGGCAGTTGACCTAGTGTAATGCCGTGattaaacttgcttttaaaTATGCATATCATTCAATCTCGGATGCTTAATTTTTATGAACATAACGAAATACAGCCATTTAGTTCATGTTGCTGGTTATTGTTTTACCGATGGTTAATACACTTTCGTACTTTATATGAGTAAATTCGGAATCAAACAATACTTTTTTCACTCCATTTTATTAGAGTTTTCATGTTTTCTATTTGAACTCTTCGCATTTGAAGTTCGACAAAGAAAGGGGCAGTAGCACAGCACTTGAATGCTACATGAAGGACCATAATATATCGGAGGAAGAGGCAGCCAAGAAGTTTCGAGAGATGATTGAGAATGCTTGGAAGGTTATGAACGAGGAATGCTTGAGGCCTACTCCCATTCCCAGGGATGGTCTCAAAATGCTTCTTAATATCGCACGCGTTGGCGAAACTGTTTACAAGCACCGTATCGATGGATTCACTGAGCCGCATATCATTAAAGACCATATAAGGGCAATGCTTGTGGATTTCATGTCTATTTGAGGATGGCAGTGGTGCATGTTGATGTCTTCAAGGGATTGGCAGTATCAGTTAGTGAAGTGTGTTTTTCTATTTTGCCCACTCCTGTATTTAAGTATGTATGACTAGCTTGGGATTACATGCATTGCACGTTCTGTatctctttttttccccctttttgtaACTTTTAATAACGTGTTTGTTTTGACAAATTACTAAGTTGAATAAAAGATCATTATGCCTTTTTACATGTttccccacacacacacacacacacacacatacatatattgaTGGTATCACTAATTAACTATTCATATTTTCAATACTATAGTGATACAAATTTGATATTGTAAATGATTAGATGTTAACTGCTAGCAAAAAATAGTGaactttaaaatattttttggcaTCTTTAGTATCGCTGTATATTTGATTTATTCAATTGGGATGAAGAGTTTAAACTTAGAGTAAATTTATTGATTAGGTTCAGTAAACCCTAGGAGCTTAACAGCTCAGTTTCAATTTTCTATTCTCAACTTTAAAATTTTGCCAGCCTTAATTCTGCAAAATAACTTATGTACTTATAAATGACTTATGTATTTTGCAATTATGTTTCGTGATTACAATTAGGTAAACATCCCTCATATAAGGTTAAAGATTAGCCgttaaattttttcaatattcaaaatacaaaagatttatTATATACTGCACAACTACTAGACTAGAAGGCTAATCATCTACTTGTAGTACTTAGAAAGAAACGCCTGAATTATAGAACTACCAAGCTTAAAATTCCCAACAAGACCAAGCATCTTCTATGGCGTATACGTCATAATTCCTTGCCTACGCCTGGAAACCTGGAAAATAGAAGAATTTCTGCTGATGGATCTTTAGTTAGTACTTGGGGttcaattttctcttttgatcaaTACTAGGATCAGGAGTGGCATCGGAGGAGAAGGGTTTACAAGGGTGCCCAACCCAAATTGTCCCATAACCCAATACACCCGGCCAACCTCCTAGAAACAGTGGGTTGGTTGACGGGGTAAATGGGTTTGGGCTTTTTTTTGCCAGGTATAGATACCGGGCTCGCTGGGGGGTCCTGTAGCTCATTGGACACTACCTGCCTTATtagagtttttaataaaattacttattatTTGTTTAAGTgtttttaaatatattatttgcAAACATAattcaataagtacttattgtattggataatgtgtaacttgaaaatttttaaaagtgtttatctctttatttggttcataatataagataaaataattaaatttgatgttttattttttaaatcacaaaagcTACTCTAAAAGCTCCAAAATTGAGCTTTTGCTAAAAGTGTTTTTTAGACCAAAAATTCCATTCCTAATTTTATAGTATGATATTCactaattatttaaaaaaaaaaacttttagcaCCTACTAAAAGCGCTTTTGTACCAAAAGTACCACAACCCCAAAAGGGGCCACAGTCAAAATTACAATAGTTCCAAACTTGTTTATAAGTACACAACCTCCAGAAATACATAAGAAACAGGaaataataaatatgaaacCTACTCAAAAATTAAGAAACTACCAAAATTACAATAATAATAGAGGAAACGGAATGACAAAAAGGTGCTACATATCGCACCTGGTTGCCATGGAGGATTCGGAGTCCGATCCAAGGCCCACAAGACTATATAATTGGATTAACAAGACCGAAATAATTCAGCCCGGCAGTCGGTTTCACATCCGACGTGGATTCGGCATAAATTCTGCGAGCCTACATCTATTAGTAGGCTTTTTGTAGCCTTTGTCATGCACGTTAGGTAGGCAACTCGACCTCCTCCTCCACAAAGATCCCTCCGTTCTTGATACCTCGAATTGATGTTCTACATTACTAGTATGGTTATAGTTATCATTTGTATTATTGTTTTTCTGTCAACTTGCAAATCCTCTGTTTCTCTTCAATCAATAAAAGCAACCCAaattttacattaaaaaaatgaatggtAATGTACGGTTAG
Coding sequences within it:
- the LOC113705896 gene encoding viridiflorene synthase-like — encoded protein: MASAQASLPSNNRQETARPLADFPENIWADHIAPFTLDKQEYEKCEREIQILKAEVASMVLATGKTMTERFDFIDKIERLGVSHHFDIEIENQLQEFFNVYANFGEYSAYDLSSAALQFRLFRQHGFNISCGIFDQFIDAKGKFKESLCNDTRGLLSLYEASHVRTHGDKILEEALAFTTTHLTSGGPHLDSTLAKQVKHALEQPLHEGIPRYEAWRYISIYEEDESHNKVLLRLAKLDYHLLQMSYKEELCEITRWGKGLESVSNFPYARDRFVECYFWAVGTLYEPQHSLARMTFAKVAALITMIDDIYDAYGTLDELQILTDSAERWDGSGVDQLSDYIRASYATLLKFNKEVGEDLAKKKRTYAFNKYIEDWKQYMRTNLTQSRWFLTKELPSFADYISNGAITIGAYLIASAGFLDMDSASEDVINWMSTNPKLMVAYSTHSRLINDYGGHKFDKERGSSTALECYMKDHNISEEEAAKKFREMIENAWKVMNEECLRPTPIPRDGLKMLLNIARVGETVYKHRIDGFTEPHIIKDHIRAMLVDFMSI